Proteins co-encoded in one Kribbella qitaiheensis genomic window:
- a CDS encoding sucrase ferredoxin — protein sequence MTESRYQPDTGCAATAEQRGDLLMATAPPAERWLLIESRLPWPRDALSVLGASGGGLGVEVARLCREARVRPVLIRRYGRIDRTVPRRWAMVDSRPGQESVRWGELSTDEQLLDVLSGQIEGEPSTEPIYLVCTHGRHDACCAVRGRPVAAALAAAYPDRTWECSHVGGDRFAANIVLLPHSLFYGHVQQSQAVDLAKQYDEGVVVPEYYRGSGAVSAPVQAAQHFARTVGHSQAVAALRPINVRQSAPTRWQVTLAGPDSRPFLVEVAAHTVTIDARMTCAAQPPGHIRQYTLESPLPRA from the coding sequence GTGACTGAGTCGAGGTACCAGCCGGACACCGGCTGCGCGGCGACGGCTGAACAACGCGGCGACCTCCTGATGGCCACGGCCCCACCCGCCGAACGCTGGCTCCTGATCGAAAGCCGCCTCCCCTGGCCCCGCGACGCCCTCAGCGTCCTCGGGGCGTCGGGTGGTGGGTTGGGGGTGGAGGTTGCGCGGTTGTGTCGGGAGGCGCGGGTACGGCCGGTGCTGATCCGGCGGTACGGGCGGATCGATCGGACTGTTCCCCGGCGCTGGGCGATGGTCGACAGCCGTCCAGGGCAGGAGTCGGTCCGCTGGGGTGAATTGTCGACGGATGAGCAACTGCTCGACGTGTTGTCCGGCCAAATCGAGGGTGAGCCGAGCACCGAACCGATCTACCTCGTCTGCACCCACGGGCGCCATGACGCCTGCTGTGCCGTCCGCGGACGTCCGGTAGCCGCAGCCCTCGCCGCGGCCTATCCAGACCGGACCTGGGAGTGCAGCCATGTCGGTGGAGATCGCTTCGCCGCGAACATCGTGCTCCTGCCGCACAGCCTCTTCTACGGCCACGTGCAGCAGTCGCAGGCGGTCGACTTGGCCAAGCAGTACGACGAAGGCGTTGTCGTCCCCGAGTACTACCGCGGCTCAGGCGCTGTCTCTGCTCCGGTCCAGGCCGCGCAGCACTTCGCCAGAACTGTCGGCCATTCCCAGGCCGTCGCGGCTCTGCGTCCGATCAACGTCCGGCAATCAGCCCCCACCCGTTGGCAGGTCACTCTCGCTGGTCCTGACAGCCGTCCCTTCCTGGTTGAGGTAGCCGCTCACACCGTCACCATCGACGCCCGGATGACCTGCGCTGCCCAACCGCCAGGCCACATCCGCCAGTACACCTTGGAATCACCGCTACCCCGTGCCTGA
- a CDS encoding gamma carbonic anhydrase family protein: protein MLYEHRGRRPVVPDSAYVAPSAVLCGAVVLGEGSRVLHGAVLTAENGEVHLGENSVVMENALVRGRADHPALIGDAVLVGPHAHVNGATSGTG from the coding sequence ATGCTTTACGAACATCGCGGCCGGCGACCGGTCGTGCCGGACTCCGCCTATGTGGCGCCGTCGGCAGTGCTCTGCGGAGCAGTTGTGCTCGGCGAAGGCAGCAGGGTGTTGCACGGCGCCGTACTGACCGCGGAGAACGGCGAGGTCCACCTCGGAGAGAACAGTGTGGTGATGGAGAACGCCCTGGTGCGCGGCCGGGCCGATCATCCAGCACTCATCGGCGACGCGGTACTGGTCGGTCCACACGCACACGTGAACGGCGCTACGTCAGGCACGGGGTAG
- a CDS encoding MFS transporter: protein MVVASVFGLMPTATALGLPNIRGRFPLLAALMIDSFGGGCAGPLLLLYFVRVADIPLGKAGVLLTVATLFSIAAPAAVGVVIDRVGPRNLVIGAQFAQGLAFVGFFFGRSLWLLFLCALVTTIGQRVFWSAIFSLLTDVSDPGDQDRWFGFGGMMQAAGFGLGALAAGVLLSFHGDRPFLIAMAANAVTFFIAGVLLLRLHVAHSRTAAADAGGAAPLLRKDKAFLVLIGANTILALCTMVMGVGLPVYVSEALPAPKWMVGVLLAAISVVLATGQTLVVRHTEKRRKTHVLVLAGLLWAVWGVLMAGLLHLPAGLVVPGLVLATVVFAGADVLHAATGNALAAAVAPKVGHGKYLSYWQYSFTFASVLAPGFFAQLFEVRREFPWLAISVLALVAVGTIVALERVLPDAAVRRD, encoded by the coding sequence ATGGTGGTTGCTAGTGTCTTCGGCCTGATGCCCACAGCCACGGCCCTCGGCCTGCCGAACATCCGCGGCCGGTTCCCTCTCCTCGCCGCACTGATGATCGATTCCTTCGGCGGCGGCTGCGCCGGACCCCTGCTGCTCCTGTACTTCGTGCGGGTCGCGGACATCCCGCTCGGTAAGGCCGGTGTGCTGTTGACCGTCGCGACCCTCTTCTCGATCGCCGCACCCGCGGCGGTGGGCGTGGTGATCGACCGGGTCGGGCCGCGCAACCTGGTGATCGGCGCGCAGTTCGCGCAAGGGCTCGCCTTCGTCGGCTTCTTCTTCGGCCGTTCACTGTGGCTGCTCTTCCTCTGCGCGCTGGTCACAACGATCGGGCAGCGGGTGTTCTGGTCGGCGATCTTCAGCCTGCTGACGGATGTCTCCGATCCGGGTGACCAGGACAGGTGGTTCGGGTTCGGCGGGATGATGCAAGCGGCGGGCTTCGGGCTAGGCGCGCTCGCGGCAGGCGTGCTGCTAAGCTTCCACGGCGACCGGCCGTTCCTGATCGCGATGGCGGCGAACGCTGTCACCTTCTTCATCGCCGGAGTCCTACTACTGCGGCTGCACGTCGCACACTCCCGTACTGCGGCCGCGGACGCGGGTGGCGCCGCCCCCTTACTCCGCAAGGACAAGGCGTTCCTGGTACTGATCGGGGCGAACACCATCCTCGCGCTTTGCACGATGGTGATGGGAGTCGGACTACCGGTCTACGTCAGCGAAGCTCTGCCGGCCCCGAAGTGGATGGTCGGCGTCCTGCTTGCTGCGATCTCTGTGGTGCTGGCGACTGGGCAGACGCTGGTGGTACGGCACACCGAGAAGCGGCGGAAGACGCACGTGCTGGTACTGGCTGGACTGTTGTGGGCAGTCTGGGGAGTCCTGATGGCTGGGCTGCTCCACCTCCCGGCTGGGCTGGTGGTGCCTGGTCTGGTGTTGGCGACTGTGGTGTTTGCCGGCGCTGATGTGCTGCATGCGGCGACGGGCAATGCACTGGCAGCCGCCGTTGCGCCGAAGGTGGGTCATGGGAAGTACCTGTCGTACTGGCAGTACTCCTTCACCTTCGCGAGCGTGCTGGCGCCCGGGTTCTTCGCCCAGTTGTTCGAGGTACGGCGTGAATTCCCGTGGCTGGCGATCTCGGTCCTGGCGCTGGTCGCGGTGGGCACGATCGTCGCGCTCGAGCGGGTTCTCCCCGACGCGGCTGTCCGTCGCGACTAG
- a CDS encoding MFS transporter, producing the protein MTEVREGVHWLWNHSGVRTLAWAILVMNITFCAAFATWVLYARERLGLTDTQYGLLISAGAIGALAGMPVYHLLEPRIGSLTLLRAGLVIETAVHLILALTRNPWVAGTTMAVFGVHAVVWGIVSTTARQLATPEALMGRVNSVYLLASVGGAALGALMGAVLAQRFGLVAPFLVAFVAMVVMTAVAWRPLRHVSVRADTK; encoded by the coding sequence TTGACCGAGGTCCGGGAAGGGGTTCACTGGCTCTGGAACCACTCCGGCGTACGCACCCTCGCCTGGGCGATCCTGGTCATGAACATCACCTTCTGCGCCGCCTTCGCGACCTGGGTCCTGTACGCCCGCGAGCGCCTCGGCCTCACCGATACGCAGTACGGGCTGCTGATCTCGGCCGGTGCGATCGGAGCTCTCGCCGGGATGCCGGTGTACCACCTGCTCGAACCGCGGATCGGCAGCCTCACCCTGCTCCGCGCCGGCCTGGTGATCGAGACGGCAGTGCATCTGATCCTCGCGCTCACCCGGAACCCCTGGGTGGCCGGTACGACGATGGCCGTGTTCGGCGTACACGCTGTTGTCTGGGGCATCGTGTCGACCACCGCGCGGCAGCTCGCCACGCCCGAAGCGCTGATGGGGAGGGTCAACAGCGTCTACCTGCTCGCGTCGGTGGGAGGTGCCGCGCTGGGAGCGCTGATGGGCGCAGTACTGGCACAGCGGTTCGGTCTGGTCGCGCCGTTCCTGGTCGCGTTCGTAGCGATGGTCGTGATGACCGCAGTGGCGTGGCGGCCGCTACGGCACGTGTCCGTGCGAGCAGACACTAAATAG
- a CDS encoding AEC family transporter, which translates to MQGVFVGFATIGLLIGLGILLAHLGIIDEAGQKTLSTLAFFVASPALLLTVLESSDLGAVFSGNVVALAGAVAVSVAVIVTVSVVRKQDLATTTVAAQCAAYANAGNLGLPIAAYVLGDAALVAPLLLLQLLLLQPLVLTLLDAAVSPTRLSVGAVLARPFKNPITVGSALGLALAVSGVRLPQVLNDPLELVAGMAVPSMLLAYGVSLRLGPLPGRGVSAGQLGLVVGLKMVVQPMSAYLIGRFIIGLDTPALLAVTVLSALPTAQNVFVIASRYNRGALLARDAIFVSTIASVPVVLLVTALIA; encoded by the coding sequence GTGCAGGGTGTCTTCGTCGGGTTCGCGACGATCGGCCTGCTGATCGGGTTGGGAATCCTGCTCGCGCACCTCGGGATCATCGACGAGGCCGGGCAGAAAACGCTCTCGACGCTGGCCTTCTTCGTGGCTAGTCCCGCGCTGTTGCTGACTGTGCTCGAGTCCAGCGACCTGGGGGCGGTGTTCTCCGGGAACGTGGTCGCGCTGGCCGGCGCAGTGGCGGTGTCGGTGGCGGTGATCGTCACCGTATCCGTAGTACGCAAGCAGGACCTCGCGACCACGACAGTAGCGGCGCAGTGTGCGGCGTACGCGAACGCAGGCAACCTGGGGCTCCCGATCGCGGCGTACGTGCTCGGCGACGCGGCACTGGTCGCTCCGCTGCTCCTACTGCAACTCCTGCTCCTGCAGCCGCTCGTACTGACCCTGCTGGACGCCGCAGTGAGCCCCACTCGCTTGTCGGTCGGCGCGGTGCTGGCACGGCCGTTCAAGAACCCCATCACTGTCGGCTCTGCACTCGGCCTCGCGCTCGCTGTGTCCGGCGTAAGGCTCCCGCAAGTACTGAACGACCCGCTGGAGCTGGTGGCGGGGATGGCGGTGCCGTCCATGCTGCTCGCGTACGGCGTATCGCTGCGGCTGGGGCCGCTGCCAGGCCGCGGCGTCAGCGCTGGGCAGCTCGGTCTGGTGGTGGGTCTGAAGATGGTGGTGCAGCCCATGTCGGCCTACCTGATCGGCCGCTTCATCATCGGCCTCGACACTCCCGCACTACTCGCCGTCACTGTCCTGTCCGCGCTGCCGACGGCGCAGAACGTGTTCGTCATCGCCTCCCGCTACAACCGCGGGGCGCTCCTGGCCCGCGACGCGATCTTCGTCAGCACCATCGCCAGCGTGCCCGTCGTGCTCCTCGTCACCGCCCTGATCGCCTGA
- a CDS encoding VOC family protein: MDITIHASFLPHDDPDAALAFYRDVLGFELRNDVGYNGMRWLTVGPVGQPGTSIVLHPPAADPGITDDERRVITEMMAKGTYGGMLLATKDLEGTFEKVQASDVEIVQEPTDQPYGVRDCAVRDPAGNLLRIQQVS; encoded by the coding sequence ATGGACATCACCATTCACGCGAGTTTCCTGCCTCACGACGACCCGGACGCTGCCCTGGCCTTCTATCGCGACGTCCTCGGCTTCGAACTCCGCAACGACGTCGGCTACAACGGGATGCGCTGGCTCACGGTCGGACCCGTCGGCCAGCCCGGCACCTCCATCGTCCTGCACCCACCGGCCGCCGACCCCGGCATCACCGACGACGAGCGCCGCGTCATCACCGAGATGATGGCCAAGGGCACGTACGGCGGGATGCTGCTGGCCACCAAGGACCTCGAAGGCACCTTCGAGAAGGTCCAGGCCAGCGATGTCGAGATCGTCCAGGAACCCACCGACCAGCCGTACGGCGTCCGCGACTGCGCCGTCCGCGACCCCGCCGGCAACCTCCTCCGAATCCAGCAAGTCAGCTGA
- a CDS encoding helix-turn-helix transcriptional regulator: MTSLRDLALLRRVRDRIDREHAQPLDVEALARGVNMSAGHLSREFRLAYGESVYAYLMTRRIERAMALLRRGDLSVTDVCFAVGCQSLGTFSTRFTELVGISPSVYRREVGTATEGMPTYFSKQVTRPIRNREAPVPEAHLS; encoded by the coding sequence GTGACCAGCCTTCGGGACCTCGCGCTCCTGCGCCGCGTCCGCGACCGGATCGACCGGGAGCACGCGCAGCCGCTGGACGTCGAAGCACTTGCCCGTGGCGTCAACATGTCCGCGGGACACCTCAGCCGCGAATTCAGGCTCGCGTACGGCGAATCGGTGTACGCCTATCTGATGACCCGCCGGATCGAGCGCGCGATGGCGCTGCTGCGGCGCGGTGACCTCAGCGTCACCGACGTCTGCTTCGCGGTCGGATGCCAGTCGCTCGGCACGTTCAGCACCCGATTCACCGAGCTGGTCGGCATCTCGCCGAGCGTCTACCGGCGCGAGGTAGGGACCGCGACGGAAGGGATGCCGACTTACTTCTCGAAACAGGTGACCAGACCGATCAGGAATCGAGAAGCGCCGGTCCCCGAGGCGCACCTATCGTGA
- a CDS encoding HTH domain-containing protein, whose product MADLSAHEATVVRIKEARAQAIHHTRLARQFAVERRDLMQSLLDQGVSQSDIARELGVSRQAIQKMMAC is encoded by the coding sequence ATGGCTGATCTTTCCGCGCATGAGGCGACCGTCGTGCGGATCAAAGAGGCTCGGGCGCAGGCGATTCATCACACCAGGCTGGCCCGGCAGTTCGCGGTCGAGCGGCGGGATCTGATGCAGAGTCTGCTCGACCAGGGCGTTTCCCAGTCCGATATCGCCCGCGAACTGGGCGTCAGCCGGCAGGCGATCCAGAAGATGATGGCCTGTTAG
- the argG gene encoding argininosuccinate synthase produces MSKVIASLPVGERVGIAFSGGLDTSVAVAWMRDKGAVPCTYTADIGQYDEPDIASVPGRAKAYGAEISRLVDCRAALVEEGLAALTCGAFHIRSGGRAYFNTTPLGRAVTGTLLVRAMLEDNVQIWGDGSTFKGNDIERFYRYGLLTNPNLRIYKPWLDAAFVGELGGRQEMSEWLLAHDLPYRDSAEKAYSTDANIWGATHEAKTLEQLSTGVETVEPIMGVKFWDPSVEIPTEDVTIGFERGRPVTINGKEFANAVDLVLEANAIGGRHGLGMSDQIENRIIEAKSRGIYEAPGMALLHSAYERLVNAIHNEDTVAAYHNDGRRLGRLMYEGRWLDPQSLMLRESLQRWVGAAITGEVTLRLRRGEDYSILDTTGPAFSYHPDKLSMERTEDSAFGPLDRIGQLTMRNLDIADSRAKLEQYVGLGMIGSAHAELLGTGDTNLIGEMPEGGADAIASRGEVDADDELLDRAAMEFGTD; encoded by the coding sequence ATGTCTAAGGTCATCGCATCCCTGCCCGTCGGCGAGCGGGTCGGCATCGCCTTCTCCGGAGGGCTCGACACGTCGGTAGCGGTCGCGTGGATGCGCGACAAGGGCGCTGTGCCGTGCACATACACCGCCGACATCGGCCAGTACGACGAACCCGACATCGCGTCGGTCCCCGGTCGCGCCAAGGCGTACGGCGCGGAGATCTCGCGGCTGGTCGACTGCCGGGCGGCGCTGGTCGAGGAGGGTCTCGCCGCGCTGACCTGCGGCGCGTTCCACATCCGCTCGGGCGGCCGGGCGTATTTCAACACCACCCCGCTGGGCCGCGCCGTGACCGGCACCCTACTGGTCCGGGCGATGCTCGAGGACAACGTCCAGATCTGGGGCGACGGCTCGACCTTCAAGGGCAATGACATCGAGCGGTTCTACCGGTACGGGCTGCTGACCAACCCGAACCTGCGGATCTACAAGCCGTGGCTCGACGCGGCCTTCGTCGGCGAACTCGGTGGCCGGCAGGAGATGAGCGAGTGGCTGCTCGCCCACGATCTGCCGTACCGCGACAGCGCCGAGAAGGCCTACTCGACCGACGCCAACATCTGGGGCGCGACCCACGAGGCGAAGACGCTGGAGCAGCTCAGCACCGGCGTCGAGACGGTCGAGCCGATCATGGGCGTGAAATTCTGGGACCCGTCGGTGGAGATCCCGACCGAGGACGTCACGATCGGCTTCGAGCGGGGCCGGCCGGTGACGATCAACGGCAAGGAGTTCGCCAACGCCGTCGACCTGGTGCTGGAGGCCAACGCGATCGGCGGCCGGCACGGGCTGGGGATGTCCGACCAGATCGAGAACCGGATCATCGAGGCGAAGAGCCGCGGCATCTATGAGGCGCCCGGGATGGCGCTGCTGCACTCGGCGTACGAGCGGCTGGTGAACGCGATCCACAACGAGGACACCGTCGCGGCGTACCACAACGACGGCCGGCGGCTCGGGCGGTTGATGTACGAGGGGCGCTGGCTCGACCCGCAGTCGCTGATGCTCCGGGAGTCGCTGCAGCGGTGGGTCGGGGCGGCCATCACCGGCGAGGTGACGCTGCGGCTGCGGCGCGGCGAGGACTACTCGATCCTCGACACCACGGGGCCGGCCTTCAGCTACCACCCGGACAAGCTGTCGATGGAGCGCACCGAGGACTCCGCCTTCGGACCGCTGGACCGGATCGGCCAGCTCACGATGCGGAACCTGGACATCGCCGACTCGCGCGCCAAGCTCGAGCAGTACGTCGGGCTGGGCATGATCGGATCCGCCCACGCTGAGCTCCTCGGCACCGGCGACACCAACCTGATCGGCGAGATGCCCGAAGGTGGCGCCGACGCGATCGCCTCCCGCGGCGAGGTAGACGCCGACGACGAACTCCTCGACCGCGCCGCCATGGAATTCGGCACCGACTGA
- a CDS encoding dihydrofolate reductase family protein: MRDLVVTQNITVDGVIEATEGWFGPADGDMSDQLAAVKEQREAADAFLVGRRTFEDLRGYWPSQTDDETGISAYLDAVAKYVVSSTMQDPQWKNSTVLRDLGAVSALKDQPGKDIVTTGSIDLVHQLIGAGLVDEFRLFVYPVVLGRGRRLFPDDVALPRLRLVETRAFSSGVTLTRYRTDTP, from the coding sequence GTGCGGGATCTGGTGGTGACGCAGAACATCACGGTGGACGGCGTGATCGAGGCGACCGAGGGGTGGTTCGGTCCTGCCGACGGAGATATGTCGGATCAGTTGGCGGCGGTGAAGGAGCAACGCGAGGCGGCGGACGCGTTCCTGGTCGGGCGGCGCACCTTCGAGGACCTCCGCGGCTACTGGCCGAGCCAGACCGACGACGAGACCGGCATCTCGGCGTACCTCGACGCTGTCGCGAAGTACGTCGTCTCCAGCACGATGCAAGATCCCCAGTGGAAGAACAGCACCGTACTGCGGGATCTCGGTGCCGTCTCCGCGTTGAAGGACCAGCCGGGCAAGGACATCGTCACCACCGGAAGCATCGACCTGGTCCACCAACTCATCGGGGCCGGCCTGGTCGACGAGTTCCGCCTCTTCGTCTACCCGGTGGTCCTGGGTCGCGGCCGACGTCTCTTCCCCGACGACGTGGCCTTGCCGAGGCTCCGCTTGGTCGAGACCAGAGCCTTCAGCTCCGGCGTGACGCTGACTCGCTATCGCACCGATACTCCTTGA